Proteins encoded together in one Telopea speciosissima isolate NSW1024214 ecotype Mountain lineage chromosome 4, Tspe_v1, whole genome shotgun sequence window:
- the LOC122657459 gene encoding cuticle collagen 2-like isoform X2 — protein sequence MGPGGPGGPGGLGGPGGPVPGGPGWGPGPGGPGWGPPPLGPGGPGWGPPPPGPSFWPGPGGFFGGIGNFISCCFYFLCCCWLLNDCFVGPPPPGPPGPPGPVGPPPF from the exons ATGGGTCCAGGAG GCCCTGGTGGTCCAGGAGGGCTTGGAGGTCCTGGAGGACCAGTACCTGGCGGCCCTGGATGGGGTCCTGGGCCTGGAGGACCTGGTTGGGGTCCTCCACCTCTAGGACCTGGAGGACCTGGTTGGGGTCCTCCACCTCCAGGACCTAGTTTCTGGCCTGGACCTGGTGGTTTCTTCGGTGGGATTGGAAACTTCATATCTTGTTG CTTCTACTTCTTGTGCTGTTGCTGGCTGCTGAACGACTGCTTTGTTGGGCCCCCACCTCCAGGACCGCCTGGTCCACCTGGTCCTGTTGGGCCACCTCCCTTCTGA
- the LOC122657459 gene encoding translation initiation factor IF-2-like isoform X1, with the protein MGPGGPGGPGGPGGLGGPGGPVPGGPGWGPGPGGPGWGPPPLGPGGPGWGPPPPGPSFWPGPGGFFGGIGNFISCCFYFLCCCWLLNDCFVGPPPPGPPGPPGPVGPPPF; encoded by the exons ATGGGTCCAGGAGGACCAGGAGGCCCTGGTGGTCCAGGAGGGCTTGGAGGTCCTGGAGGACCAGTACCTGGCGGCCCTGGATGGGGTCCTGGGCCTGGAGGACCTGGTTGGGGTCCTCCACCTCTAGGACCTGGAGGACCTGGTTGGGGTCCTCCACCTCCAGGACCTAGTTTCTGGCCTGGACCTGGTGGTTTCTTCGGTGGGATTGGAAACTTCATATCTTGTTG CTTCTACTTCTTGTGCTGTTGCTGGCTGCTGAACGACTGCTTTGTTGGGCCCCCACCTCCAGGACCGCCTGGTCCACCTGGTCCTGTTGGGCCACCTCCCTTCTGA
- the LOC122657459 gene encoding translation initiation factor IF-2-like isoform X3 has product MGPGGPGGPGGPGGLGGPGGPVPGGPGWGPGPGGPGWGPPPLGPGGPGWGPPPPGPSFWPGPGGFFGGIGNFISSSTSCAVAGC; this is encoded by the exons ATGGGTCCAGGAGGACCAGGAGGCCCTGGTGGTCCAGGAGGGCTTGGAGGTCCTGGAGGACCAGTACCTGGCGGCCCTGGATGGGGTCCTGGGCCTGGAGGACCTGGTTGGGGTCCTCCACCTCTAGGACCTGGAGGACCTGGTTGGGGTCCTCCACCTCCAGGACCTAGTTTCTGGCCTGGACCTGGTGGTTTCTTCGGTGGGATTGGAAACTTCATATCTT CTTCTACTTCTTGTGCTGTTGCTGGCTGCTGA